The following are from one region of the Tenacibaculum dicentrarchi genome:
- a CDS encoding copper resistance protein NlpE, with amino-acid sequence MKKIHILAVSIAISLFGCKNNDHKNNQENIIKKEAVKMVDSHSSEISLDWNGTYHSFFPCASCPGILTTVKLNNDKTFEKSDLYLGTENGYFNSKGTFSFTEDGGKIILKPEKSSVKETIIYSIGENRLTLLDKDGQETISEFAEMYTLKKALNTPVDFSNKVIKGFLTFGHEVASFRPCGTENSYWIVDPSNKLRALYQNQIDKKNTPYTPVIAELNVKNLGKATEGFAEQYESILETIAIKSVTAITPENYCK; translated from the coding sequence ATGAAAAAAATACACATTTTAGCTGTATCAATTGCAATTTCTTTATTTGGATGCAAAAATAACGACCATAAAAATAATCAAGAAAACATCATAAAAAAAGAAGCTGTAAAAATGGTTGATAGTCATAGTTCTGAAATTTCTTTAGATTGGAATGGAACATATCATAGTTTTTTTCCTTGTGCTAGTTGCCCCGGTATTTTGACCACAGTAAAATTGAATAATGATAAAACGTTTGAAAAATCAGACTTGTATTTAGGAACTGAAAATGGTTATTTTAATAGCAAAGGAACTTTTTCTTTTACTGAAGATGGCGGAAAAATTATCTTAAAACCAGAAAAATCTTCAGTAAAAGAAACGATAATATACAGCATCGGAGAAAATAGATTGACTTTATTAGATAAAGATGGACAAGAAACGATTTCTGAATTTGCGGAAATGTACACGTTAAAAAAAGCATTAAATACCCCTGTTGATTTTTCAAATAAAGTAATAAAGGGGTTTCTTACTTTCGGGCATGAAGTTGCTTCTTTTAGACCTTGTGGTACTGAAAACTCTTATTGGATTGTTGACCCAAGTAATAAATTAAGAGCACTTTACCAAAATCAAATCGACAAAAAAAACACACCTTACACTCCTGTAATAGCTGAACTTAATGTAAAAAACCTAGGGAAAGCTACAGAAGGTTTTGCTGAACAATATGAAAGTATTTTAGAAACGATAGCTATTAAATCGGTAACAGCTATTACTCCTGAAAACTATTGTAAATAA
- a CDS encoding DUF4298 domain-containing protein, translating into MNNNDAIKEEFKEMDSLLFEVEKEFIQIKKHHKKLKKLIQKTKILEEFYFSEKWMKNRDLLTKSSKNNTEPNSFYSASEDAIWNLSQSLHTEKIKILKTITKTL; encoded by the coding sequence ATGAATAATAATGATGCTATAAAAGAGGAATTCAAAGAAATGGATTCCTTACTTTTTGAGGTAGAAAAAGAATTTATCCAAATTAAAAAACACCATAAAAAGCTTAAAAAATTGATACAAAAAACAAAAATATTAGAAGAGTTTTACTTTTCTGAAAAATGGATGAAAAATAGAGATTTACTTACTAAATCATCTAAAAATAATACTGAACCAAACTCTTTTTATTCAGCTAGTGAGGATGCAATTTGGAATTTGTCACAAAGTTTGCATACTGAAAAAATAAAAATTCTTAAAACAATTACCAAAACGCTTTAA